A single window of Danio rerio strain Tuebingen ecotype United States chromosome 15, GRCz12tu, whole genome shotgun sequence DNA harbors:
- the ftr88 gene encoding tripartite motif-containing protein 16 isoform X2, whose translation MRLSCKQSSADEAVEKMEKVFTELICSLEKKRSEIKEQIRAQEKTETDRAEQLHQHLHQELTQLRKTQAEIHKLLTTEDQIHCLKSCESVCVLPTFEDVPSFTSHTHLSFKDLSISAFREALEDACQTQTNILFREVSNVHVAEPPEPKMQNDFLQYFCELQLDPHTAGKKIKLSNTNKKATYSDAVQQYPDHPERFDFPYILCREVLNSRCYWEVECSGNSWAVGVCYKGIGRKGFTDDCRLGFNNNSWRLGYYQQNFSFIHDKALLRSLTIRPASRIGVYLDHRAGILSFYSISNTMTLLHRVQTTFTEPLYPAFLTDSGSSVLILEKSVHKCKK comes from the exons atgcgactgtcatgtaaacag AGTTCAGCAGATGAGGCGGTGGAGAAGATGGAGAAGGTGTTCACTGAGCTCATCTGCTCTCTGGAGAAGAAACGCTCTGAGATTAAAGAGCAGATCAGAGCTCAGGAGAAGACGGAGACAGATCGAGCAGAGCAACTTCACCAACATCTGCATCAAGAGCTGACACAACTCAGAAAAACACAAGCAGAGATCCACAAACTGCTCACTACTGAAGACCAGATCCACTGTCTGAAg agctgtgagtctgtgtgtgttttacccaCATTTGAAGACGTTCCCAGCTTCACTTCACACACTCATCTGTCTTTTAAAGACCTTTCAATCTCAGCATTCAGAGAGGCTTTAGAGGACGCCTGTCAGACGCAAACAAACATATTATTCAGAGAAG TGTCTAATGTCCATGTTGCCGAGCCTCCAGAACCTAAAATGCAAAATGATTTTTTGCAAT ACTTCTGTGAGCTACAACTGGACCcacacactgcaggcaaaaaaaTCAAActgtcaaacacaaacaaaaaagcgACCTACTCAGATGCAGTCCAGCAGTACCCTGATCACCCAGAGCGGTTTGATTTCCCCTACATCCTATGTAGAGAAGTTTTAAACAGTCGCTGTTATTGGGAGGTTGAGTGCAGTGGCAACAGTTGGGCTGTAGGTGTTTGTTACAAAGGAATTGGACGCAAAGGATTCACTGATGATTGCAGACTTGGCTTCAACAACAATTCCTGGCGATTGGGCTATTATCAGCAGAATTTTAGTTTTATACATGATAAAGCACTGCTCCGTAGTTTAACCATCCGCCCTGCCTCTAGAATAGGAGTATATCTGGACCACAGAGCAGGAATTCTGTCTTTCTACAGCATCTCAAACACAATGACCCTCCTTCACAGAGTCCAGACCACCTTCACTGAACCACTGTACCCTGCGTTTCTAACTGACTCTGGTTCATCCGTTTTAATCCTAGAGAAGTCAGTTCACAAATGCAAAAAATAG